The Exiguobacterium acetylicum genome includes a window with the following:
- a CDS encoding tRNA threonylcarbamoyladenosine dehydratase — protein MLHQFSRNELAIGKTGLDALASKSVAILGIGGVGSFSAEALARSGVGRLILVDKDDIDITNVNRQIHALLPTVGQPKVDAMAERLALINPDLEIVRLKMFYNEETFESFFEQKPDYVIDASDTVSFKIHLIQECKKRNIPIISSMGMANKMDPTRIKIVDIKDTSYDPLAKVIRTRLRKAGIHKGVPVVFSDEPPVKIIEEVRQVVGNDAAAIRKAKMPPSSNAFVPSVGGLIAASYVINEIVREAGVTIERVR, from the coding sequence ATGTTACATCAATTTTCGCGTAATGAACTAGCAATCGGTAAAACTGGACTTGACGCATTGGCATCCAAGTCTGTCGCTATTCTAGGAATCGGTGGCGTTGGATCGTTCTCAGCAGAAGCGCTTGCCCGTAGTGGTGTAGGTCGTTTGATTCTTGTGGATAAGGATGATATTGACATCACGAACGTCAACCGACAAATCCATGCCTTGCTTCCGACGGTCGGTCAGCCGAAGGTCGATGCTATGGCAGAACGTCTTGCGTTAATCAATCCAGATCTTGAAATCGTTCGTTTGAAGATGTTCTACAATGAAGAAACATTCGAGTCATTCTTTGAACAGAAGCCGGATTATGTCATCGATGCTTCAGACACGGTCTCGTTCAAGATTCACTTGATTCAGGAATGTAAGAAGCGTAACATCCCGATCATCTCGAGCATGGGGATGGCAAACAAGATGGATCCGACACGCATCAAGATCGTTGACATCAAAGATACAAGTTATGATCCACTGGCGAAGGTCATTCGGACAAGACTCCGGAAAGCCGGTATTCATAAAGGTGTTCCAGTCGTCTTCTCCGATGAGCCACCTGTTAAGATCATCGAAGAAGTCCGACAAGTCGTCGGAAACGATGCGGCAGCAATTCGTAAGGCGAAGATGCCACCAAGTTCAAATGCATTCGTTCCATCAGTCGGTGGTTTGATTGCAGCAAGCTATGTCATCAATGAGATCGTCCGTGAAGCCGGCGTGACGATCGAGCGCGTTCGTTAA
- the recD2 gene encoding SF1B family DNA helicase RecD2, with product MEHPHQVVGRVKRVLFSSEEEAHSIVLVAVKEKNFELKETELVITGTGVGIELGGTYQAFGRLVDHPRFGKQLKAELIRRSVPMTKHATVRFLTNGSFTGIGPKTAKNIVDALGEEAVDLILKDERVLNQVPGLKQKQADIILSRLATLYGVDQLMLFLAPFDVTPKLAAKIYAAYEGDAMARIRENPYSLMYEVNGIGFKTADHIASHLGLVGLHPERVAASIMHILEQEAGEGHAFATVDSLLQRAPRLLGEDPGERLEQAIELLLAEDKVKLEEGCLYLPTIFYAEVRAAKELARVMANGAEQEVDVATILEAIGHLEEQFGMEYAAQQREAIELAVKAPLMVLTGGPGTGKTTVIKGILHALQEIHDWPLEKSRVKTGDVYPYVLVAPTGRAAKRLSEATDVPAMTIHRLLKYDGTNFQLNEDQPITGKVLIIDESSMIDIYLLSSLLRAVPNGMKILFVGDRDQLPSVGPGQVLADLMDTEGIPVVRLNVVHRQAEDSSILRLAHDLKNRTTSADLLAPLADRRFYTASPQETLRGISAFAEKALAKGYSKFDVQVLAPTYRGQVGIDELNVALQRVYNPEEPKKREVKQGTRIYRTGDKILQLVNNAEENVYNGDIGEIVNIFFAKENVDKVDKIIARFDQTEVEYNRSDWDQFTHAYAITIHKAQGSEFPIVLMPVYFTGAFKHSRNLIYTAVTRAKSSLLLFGDPRAFHKASQEEEPRRRTRLIERLGGVTKT from the coding sequence ATGGAGCACCCCCATCAAGTCGTCGGACGCGTCAAACGTGTGCTCTTTTCTTCTGAAGAAGAAGCACACTCCATTGTATTGGTCGCCGTCAAAGAAAAAAACTTTGAACTAAAAGAAACCGAACTCGTCATTACGGGTACCGGTGTCGGGATTGAACTCGGAGGCACGTACCAAGCATTCGGTCGTCTCGTTGATCATCCACGTTTCGGAAAACAATTGAAAGCGGAACTGATTCGTCGTTCGGTTCCGATGACAAAACATGCAACGGTCCGCTTCTTGACGAATGGTTCGTTCACCGGCATTGGACCGAAGACAGCGAAAAATATCGTCGATGCCCTCGGAGAAGAGGCAGTGGATCTTATTTTGAAGGACGAGCGTGTCCTCAACCAGGTTCCTGGATTGAAACAAAAGCAGGCAGACATTATTTTGAGTCGACTCGCTACGTTGTATGGTGTCGATCAGTTGATGCTGTTTTTAGCACCATTTGATGTCACACCGAAGCTAGCGGCAAAGATTTATGCCGCTTACGAAGGAGACGCCATGGCACGGATTCGGGAGAATCCGTATTCCTTAATGTATGAAGTGAATGGAATTGGTTTTAAGACAGCCGATCATATCGCGTCACATCTCGGACTCGTCGGACTACATCCGGAGCGCGTCGCGGCTTCAATCATGCACATACTAGAACAAGAAGCAGGCGAGGGACATGCTTTTGCAACCGTCGACTCGCTACTGCAACGGGCACCCCGTTTATTAGGGGAAGATCCAGGAGAGCGACTGGAACAAGCGATTGAACTGTTGCTCGCTGAAGATAAGGTCAAGCTCGAAGAAGGTTGTTTGTATTTACCAACGATCTTTTATGCAGAAGTTCGAGCTGCAAAAGAACTAGCACGCGTCATGGCAAACGGTGCCGAACAGGAAGTCGACGTCGCGACGATTCTTGAAGCGATTGGTCATCTTGAAGAGCAGTTCGGGATGGAGTATGCGGCGCAACAGCGGGAAGCCATCGAGTTAGCGGTCAAAGCACCGCTGATGGTCTTGACTGGTGGACCGGGTACCGGTAAGACGACCGTCATCAAAGGAATTTTGCATGCACTGCAGGAAATCCATGATTGGCCGCTTGAGAAGAGCCGCGTCAAGACGGGTGATGTCTATCCGTACGTCCTCGTTGCGCCGACCGGACGCGCCGCTAAACGTTTGTCGGAAGCAACAGACGTCCCAGCAATGACGATTCATCGCCTCTTGAAGTATGACGGAACGAACTTCCAACTGAATGAGGATCAGCCGATTACAGGAAAGGTACTGATCATCGATGAGTCATCAATGATTGATATCTATTTGTTATCGAGCTTGCTTCGCGCTGTCCCGAATGGAATGAAAATTTTGTTCGTCGGTGACCGCGATCAGTTACCGTCTGTTGGGCCAGGACAAGTCCTCGCCGACTTGATGGATACGGAAGGAATTCCGGTCGTTCGTTTGAACGTCGTTCATCGTCAAGCGGAAGATTCCTCGATCTTACGGCTTGCTCACGATTTGAAGAACCGGACGACGTCTGCAGATTTACTAGCCCCACTCGCGGATCGTCGATTCTACACGGCGTCACCGCAAGAGACATTACGTGGCATCTCTGCCTTCGCGGAAAAAGCGCTCGCGAAAGGCTATTCGAAATTCGATGTGCAGGTCCTCGCGCCGACCTACCGTGGTCAAGTCGGAATCGACGAATTAAATGTTGCCTTGCAACGCGTTTATAATCCGGAAGAACCGAAGAAACGCGAAGTCAAGCAAGGTACGCGGATTTACCGGACCGGGGATAAGATTCTTCAGCTCGTCAACAATGCGGAAGAAAACGTTTATAACGGAGATATCGGAGAAATCGTCAATATCTTCTTTGCTAAAGAGAACGTCGATAAAGTCGATAAGATCATCGCTCGATTTGATCAGACAGAAGTCGAGTATAACCGAAGTGACTGGGATCAATTCACACATGCTTACGCAATTACGATCCATAAGGCGCAAGGATCTGAGTTTCCAATCGTCTTGATGCCAGTCTATTTCACAGGAGCGTTCAAACATTCCCGGAATTTAATTTATACGGCGGTCACTCGGGCAAAGTCGAGTCTCTTGTTATTCGGGGATCCGCGTGCGTTCCATAAAGCATCGCAAGAAGAGGAACCCCGGCGCCGAACACGATTGATTGAACGACTCGGTGGCGTGACAAAGACTTGA
- a CDS encoding tetratricopeptide repeat protein — protein MNYNEVGFRHLEAGNYELAAQAFNDAIEENPKDPTAYVNLGTLLQSMNDADRALRFYERALMIDNTFASAYYAKGALFFAADQLVEAEESLRAALLYGLDDADLHFMLGMTYQKLGDPVRGLPRLQRASELNGVDIEIAFQYGLALAQNEKLEEAVEMFEHVLMLDETHTDARYNYAIALAFLGQQEACYAELEAVLAYQPEHALARDAKAKMDALLKQAD, from the coding sequence ATGAACTATAATGAAGTAGGGTTCCGGCATCTAGAAGCTGGAAATTATGAATTAGCAGCGCAAGCATTTAATGATGCAATCGAAGAAAATCCAAAAGATCCGACAGCATATGTCAACCTTGGCACGTTGTTACAATCGATGAACGATGCCGATCGTGCGCTCCGTTTTTACGAACGAGCACTGATGATCGACAATACGTTCGCGAGTGCCTATTATGCGAAAGGTGCGCTGTTCTTTGCTGCTGATCAACTTGTAGAAGCAGAAGAATCATTGCGGGCAGCCTTACTCTACGGTCTTGACGATGCAGATCTCCATTTCATGCTCGGGATGACGTATCAAAAACTTGGTGATCCGGTACGTGGATTGCCCCGTTTACAACGCGCATCAGAACTAAACGGCGTCGATATCGAGATTGCGTTCCAATACGGACTTGCTCTAGCGCAAAACGAGAAGCTGGAAGAAGCCGTCGAAATGTTCGAGCATGTCTTGATGCTTGACGAAACGCATACGGATGCACGGTACAACTATGCGATTGCCCTTGCTTTCCTCGGTCAACAGGAAGCATGTTATGCAGAACTGGAAGCTGTTCTTGCCTATCAGCCGGAACACGCTCTCGCACGAGATGCAAAAGCGAAGATGGATGCGTTATTAAAACAAGCAGACTGA
- a CDS encoding replication-associated recombination protein A, translated as MAHLFESQSPAGPLANRMRPQNLDEIVGQRHLIGETTLLRRAILADRLGTVIFYGPPGTGKTTLARVISSYTKSAFEQLNAVTAKLEQLREILKAAEARLQFEDQKTILFLDEIHRFNKMQQDALLPALEAGTITLIGATTENPSFEVNAALLSRATVFRFEPPTADDLRIVLDRTLKDAERGLGKYPIAITDEAIDHYVKLSDGDYRALLNALELAVLTTPEIDGQITIDLAVAEESIQQKALKYDKDGDRHYDVISAFIKSIRGSDPDAALYWLAVMIEAGESPRFIVRRLYVHAAEDIGLSDPQALLMVDACARACEYVGFPEARIPLAETVLYLATAPKSNAVISAIDQALTLVRRSDGGPVPPHLRDAHHPGAAALGNGVSYQYPHDFEHAYVPQNYWPENLARTKPVFYRPSPRGFEKQLQARLDFWNKQTSTHQKKRP; from the coding sequence ATGGCACATTTATTTGAATCCCAGTCCCCTGCCGGACCGCTCGCGAATCGGATGCGTCCGCAGAATCTGGATGAGATCGTTGGGCAACGCCATCTGATTGGAGAGACGACGCTCCTGCGGCGAGCAATTTTAGCCGACCGTCTCGGAACCGTTATTTTTTACGGTCCACCCGGTACCGGTAAGACGACGCTCGCGCGAGTCATCTCCAGTTATACGAAATCAGCGTTTGAGCAACTGAATGCTGTCACGGCAAAACTAGAACAATTAAGAGAAATTCTAAAAGCAGCCGAAGCCCGTCTCCAGTTCGAAGACCAAAAAACAATCCTTTTTCTCGATGAGATCCATCGCTTTAATAAGATGCAACAAGACGCCTTACTGCCAGCGCTTGAAGCGGGTACGATCACGTTGATCGGGGCGACGACGGAAAATCCGAGTTTTGAAGTCAACGCCGCTCTCTTATCTCGAGCAACGGTCTTTCGTTTCGAACCACCGACAGCAGATGATTTACGGATCGTCCTCGACCGGACTCTTAAAGACGCAGAACGCGGTCTCGGCAAATATCCAATTGCAATCACGGATGAAGCGATCGACCATTACGTCAAGTTGTCAGATGGTGATTACCGGGCATTGTTGAACGCACTTGAACTCGCGGTCTTAACGACGCCGGAAATCGACGGTCAGATCACGATCGATCTCGCTGTTGCGGAGGAATCGATTCAGCAAAAAGCATTGAAATACGATAAGGACGGCGATCGTCATTATGATGTCATCTCTGCCTTCATTAAGTCGATTCGAGGCTCGGATCCGGATGCCGCGCTCTACTGGCTCGCCGTCATGATTGAGGCCGGTGAAAGCCCACGCTTCATCGTCCGCCGTCTCTACGTCCATGCGGCAGAAGACATCGGTCTATCTGATCCACAAGCCTTACTGATGGTCGATGCGTGTGCACGTGCTTGCGAATACGTCGGGTTCCCGGAAGCACGAATCCCGCTCGCTGAAACGGTCTTATACCTCGCGACGGCACCGAAATCCAATGCCGTCATTTCAGCGATTGATCAAGCACTGACGCTCGTTCGTCGCTCGGATGGTGGACCGGTTCCACCGCACTTGCGAGATGCTCACCACCCAGGCGCCGCAGCACTTGGAAATGGCGTCAGCTATCAGTATCCGCACGACTTCGAGCACGCTTATGTGCCCCAGAATTATTGGCCTGAGAATCTCGCCCGGACAAAACCGGTCTTTTATCGTCCTAGTCCACGTGGGTTTGAAAAACAATTGCAGGCTCGTCTTGATTTTTGGAACAAACAAACATCTACACATCAGAAAAAGCGACCATAA
- the mnmA gene encoding tRNA 2-thiouridine(34) synthase MnmA, which yields MNTRAKAPSETTVVVGMSGGVDSSVTAHLLKEQGYNVIGIFMKNWDDTDENGFCTATEDYEDVIAVANQIGIPYYAVNFEKEYWDKVFTYFLDEYKLGRTPNPDVMCNKEIKFKAFLDHAMRLGADFVATGHYARAVYEDGEHKLLRGVDTNKDQTYFLNQLSQEQIAKAMFPIGHMEKSEVRRIAEEANLATAKKKDSTGICFIGERNFKQFLGQYLPAQPGEMRTLDGNVMGRHDGLMFYTMGQRHGLGIGGDGEPWFVVGKNLEENILYVDQGFHNELLYSEGLLASDVSWTSERPVGETFRCTAKFRYRQQDTAVTVRVLEDGLDVSFDERQRAITPGQAVVFYDGDICLGGATIDAAYKAGERLAYLA from the coding sequence ATGAATACACGAGCGAAAGCCCCAAGTGAAACGACAGTCGTCGTTGGAATGTCGGGCGGTGTTGATTCCTCTGTGACAGCTCATTTATTAAAAGAGCAGGGTTATAACGTCATCGGAATCTTCATGAAAAACTGGGATGACACGGATGAGAACGGCTTTTGTACGGCGACGGAAGATTATGAAGACGTCATCGCCGTAGCCAATCAAATCGGCATTCCGTATTATGCGGTCAATTTCGAGAAAGAGTACTGGGATAAAGTCTTCACGTACTTCCTCGATGAATATAAACTCGGTCGAACACCGAATCCGGACGTCATGTGTAACAAGGAAATCAAGTTCAAAGCCTTCCTCGATCACGCAATGCGCCTTGGTGCCGATTTCGTAGCGACAGGTCATTATGCGCGTGCTGTCTATGAAGACGGAGAACACAAACTGCTTCGTGGTGTCGATACGAACAAGGACCAAACGTATTTCTTGAACCAATTATCTCAAGAACAAATCGCAAAAGCGATGTTCCCGATCGGGCACATGGAAAAATCAGAAGTACGCCGGATTGCAGAAGAAGCGAACCTCGCGACAGCGAAGAAAAAAGACTCGACGGGTATTTGCTTCATCGGGGAGCGAAACTTCAAGCAGTTTCTCGGTCAATATCTACCGGCGCAACCTGGTGAGATGCGTACGCTCGACGGCAACGTCATGGGACGTCACGATGGATTGATGTTTTATACGATGGGACAACGTCACGGACTCGGCATCGGTGGCGACGGAGAACCTTGGTTCGTCGTTGGGAAAAATCTAGAGGAGAACATTCTCTATGTCGATCAAGGATTCCATAACGAATTGTTGTATTCGGAAGGATTGCTCGCATCAGATGTCAGCTGGACGTCTGAGCGTCCAGTTGGTGAAACGTTCCGTTGCACAGCAAAATTCCGATACCGTCAACAAGACACAGCCGTCACGGTTCGTGTTCTTGAAGATGGACTCGATGTCTCGTTTGACGAACGTCAACGGGCGATCACACCAGGACAAGCTGTTGTATTCTATGATGGAGACATCTGCCTCGGTGGCGCGACGATCGATGCAGCATATAAAGCAGGCGAACGCCTCGCTTATCTAGCGTAA
- a CDS encoding cysteine desulfurase family protein, protein MNYFDHSATTPMRPEVLAAMTPYLLEQYGNPSSVHAAGRSARAAIDQARRQIAHELNAKPTELIFTSGGTESDNYAIFGAAEAAREKGRHLITTRFEHHAVLRAFEELEKQGYDVTYLDVPSSGVVSLTALQEAVREDTTLVSIMFGNNEVGTIQPIAAFGRFLRERGILFHTDAVQVFGKQAIDVEALQVDLLSASGHKINGPKGIGLLYVRTGVKLAPQTFGGEQERKRRAGTENVPGVVGLAKALELMIAERDQQQDHIKQLRTILLKRLDESGVNYEINGEEGLPNVLNLYFPQIEIEPFLIMLDMRQMAVSSGSACTAGSVEPSHVLSAMYGEDERTRASVRISFGHGNDISQVELLAQALQDVVKSFQN, encoded by the coding sequence ATGAATTACTTTGACCATTCGGCAACGACGCCGATGCGTCCGGAAGTCCTTGCGGCGATGACGCCTTATTTGCTCGAACAGTATGGCAACCCATCAAGTGTTCACGCAGCTGGTCGCTCTGCTCGGGCAGCGATCGATCAAGCACGCCGGCAGATTGCGCATGAATTGAACGCGAAACCAACCGAATTGATTTTCACAAGCGGTGGGACGGAATCGGATAATTATGCGATTTTTGGTGCAGCCGAGGCAGCGCGTGAAAAAGGACGGCATCTCATTACGACACGTTTTGAGCATCATGCTGTGCTCCGTGCGTTCGAAGAACTCGAAAAACAAGGCTATGATGTCACCTATCTCGATGTACCGTCGTCTGGTGTCGTTTCATTGACTGCCTTACAAGAAGCAGTTCGGGAAGATACGACGCTCGTCTCGATCATGTTCGGCAACAATGAAGTCGGAACGATTCAGCCGATTGCGGCATTCGGTCGATTTTTACGAGAACGCGGTATTTTGTTCCATACGGACGCCGTGCAGGTGTTCGGAAAACAAGCAATCGATGTCGAAGCGTTACAGGTCGATCTCTTATCCGCATCTGGTCACAAGATTAACGGTCCAAAAGGAATTGGACTGTTATATGTCCGGACCGGTGTGAAGTTAGCGCCTCAGACGTTTGGTGGAGAACAGGAACGTAAGCGTCGCGCTGGTACAGAAAACGTACCCGGTGTCGTCGGTTTAGCGAAAGCGCTCGAACTGATGATCGCGGAGCGTGATCAACAACAAGATCACATCAAACAATTGCGGACTATCTTGCTGAAGCGTTTAGATGAAAGTGGCGTCAATTATGAAATCAATGGAGAAGAAGGACTGCCGAATGTCCTCAATCTCTACTTCCCGCAGATCGAGATTGAACCGTTTTTGATCATGCTCGATATGCGTCAGATGGCGGTATCGAGCGGGAGTGCGTGTACGGCAGGGTCCGTTGAACCATCGCATGTTTTATCCGCCATGTATGGCGAAGATGAACGGACACGAGCATCGGTCCGAATCAGTTTTGGTCATGGAAATGATATCTCGCAAGTCGAACTACTCGCACAAGCCTTGCAAGATGTCGTAAAATCGTTTCAGAATTAA
- a CDS encoding VOC family protein: MARLPIAGLCELVLEVEDMDRAVRFWNGTLGIPVVEQWAPEDAEPSKEQSKQDGVWATWLYIGGNTRLGLWLKRDFTMEERTVKHLPVSEWDTLYDEGGVHVHCAFYVEKEEFQQALNQLREASIAVKLREWDEQETSNQKEHSAYFKDTENNVIELYTKNMDEAYEDFSGPPLRIIREVGN; the protein is encoded by the coding sequence ATGGCACGTTTACCGATTGCAGGTTTGTGTGAATTAGTACTGGAAGTCGAGGATATGGATCGAGCCGTTCGCTTTTGGAACGGTACACTGGGTATTCCGGTTGTCGAACAATGGGCACCTGAAGATGCAGAACCAAGCAAGGAACAGTCTAAGCAAGACGGCGTCTGGGCGACGTGGCTGTATATTGGTGGCAACACACGACTTGGTCTCTGGCTAAAACGAGACTTCACGATGGAGGAACGAACGGTCAAACACTTACCTGTTTCCGAATGGGATACGTTATACGACGAAGGTGGCGTCCATGTGCACTGCGCCTTTTACGTTGAAAAAGAAGAGTTTCAGCAAGCCTTGAATCAATTGCGTGAAGCATCAATCGCTGTAAAGCTCAGAGAATGGGATGAACAAGAGACATCCAATCAAAAAGAACATTCGGCTTATTTCAAGGATACGGAAAACAACGTCATCGAACTGTATACGAAAAATATGGATGAAGCCTATGAAGACTTTTCTGGACCGCCACTTCGCATCATCCGTGAAGTCGGGAACTAA
- a CDS encoding DASH family cryptochrome, with amino-acid sequence MGAVVWYRNDLRVDDHEALRSACEEHDTIRAVYIKHQKKRDFERGTQQARFEQETLENLASHLSQIGITLDILEGKVHEVLDSYVQPDDTVYFHKMTGTEEAASEKYIEDKYSTRSFETQTLHRREDIGSDELKRVFTAFRKRVEAKGTFYDPLDPPSGIDVMKEESVAANPEIAFPFRGGESAGRARLREYLAEPVFTYKETRNGFLRNDSSKLSAWLANGSLSSRRVMAELQKAEREKGANESTYWLYFELLWRDFFHLTMRETGSRLFRSGGLQEGQRTWKRDEAAVERWIEGETGVPFVDAFMNEIRETGWMSNRGRQIVASYLIHELKQDWRIGAQYFEQQLVDYDVASNYGNWAFIAGVGNATRTPRFDPVFQQQRYDPNQDFTKRWT; translated from the coding sequence ATGGGAGCAGTCGTTTGGTATCGCAATGATTTACGAGTGGATGACCATGAAGCACTTCGGAGCGCGTGTGAAGAACATGACACGATTCGTGCTGTGTACATCAAACATCAGAAAAAACGGGATTTTGAAAGAGGGACGCAACAAGCAAGATTCGAGCAGGAGACACTAGAGAATTTAGCAAGTCATCTGTCCCAAATTGGGATCACGTTAGATATTCTAGAGGGTAAGGTGCATGAGGTGCTCGACTCTTACGTGCAACCGGATGATACGGTCTATTTCCATAAGATGACCGGAACGGAAGAAGCAGCAAGTGAGAAGTATATCGAAGACAAATATTCGACGCGTTCTTTTGAGACGCAGACGTTGCATCGTCGAGAAGATATTGGAAGTGATGAGCTAAAGCGTGTCTTTACGGCATTTCGAAAACGTGTCGAAGCAAAAGGTACGTTTTACGATCCGCTTGATCCACCGTCAGGTATTGATGTAATGAAAGAAGAGTCGGTTGCAGCAAATCCAGAAATTGCATTTCCGTTTCGTGGAGGAGAATCAGCAGGGAGGGCACGTTTGCGAGAGTATCTTGCTGAGCCTGTGTTTACTTATAAAGAAACACGCAATGGCTTCTTACGAAATGATTCTTCGAAGTTATCTGCTTGGCTAGCGAACGGGTCACTATCATCACGTCGCGTCATGGCTGAATTGCAAAAAGCCGAGCGAGAAAAAGGAGCGAATGAATCGACGTACTGGTTGTATTTTGAGTTATTGTGGCGTGACTTCTTCCATTTGACGATGCGCGAGACAGGAAGTCGTTTATTTCGATCAGGTGGACTACAAGAAGGGCAACGCACTTGGAAGAGGGACGAGGCAGCAGTCGAACGCTGGATAGAAGGTGAAACGGGAGTTCCATTCGTCGATGCCTTCATGAACGAGATTCGAGAAACCGGATGGATGTCGAACCGAGGAAGACAGATCGTTGCGAGTTATCTCATCCACGAGTTAAAGCAGGACTGGCGTATCGGAGCACAGTATTTTGAACAGCAATTAGTTGATTATGACGTCGCTTCAAACTATGGTAACTGGGCGTTTATCGCGGGTGTCGGAAATGCGACACGGACACCACGATTCGATCCCGTATTCCAACAACAGCGATATGATCCGAATCAAGATTTCACGAAACGCTGGACCTGA
- a CDS encoding DNA-3-methyladenine glycosylase, which produces MERQFFERSPVEVGPDFLGTQITVDDVTMRIVEVEAYLGPHDQAAHSFSGKPTKRTAPMFGPPGHLYVYFTYGMHHCMNVVCGHEGEGYGLLLRGAEIISGHDLVAKRRFGCSYAELTAVQRRNLVNGPAKLCQGFGLTTADSGQDLYQARFRLVADPVDAIVETTRIGIPNAGEATAYPWRFYVDTSEGVSKR; this is translated from the coding sequence ATGGAACGACAGTTTTTTGAACGCTCACCCGTTGAAGTCGGACCAGATTTCTTAGGGACACAGATCACGGTTGATGACGTGACGATGCGAATCGTCGAAGTCGAAGCTTATCTTGGTCCGCACGATCAGGCAGCGCACTCGTTTTCCGGTAAACCTACGAAACGGACAGCACCGATGTTCGGTCCACCGGGACATCTGTACGTTTATTTCACATATGGTATGCATCACTGTATGAATGTCGTCTGTGGGCATGAAGGGGAAGGATATGGACTCTTATTACGAGGGGCTGAAATCATAAGTGGGCATGATCTTGTCGCAAAACGTCGTTTTGGTTGTTCTTACGCAGAGTTGACGGCAGTTCAACGACGGAATCTCGTCAATGGACCGGCAAAATTGTGCCAAGGGTTCGGTCTAACGACAGCAGATTCGGGTCAAGATCTTTATCAAGCCCGTTTTCGACTCGTTGCCGACCCGGTCGATGCGATCGTCGAGACGACACGAATTGGTATTCCAAATGCCGGAGAAGCGACAGCATACCCTTGGCGTTTTTATGTAGATACGAGTGAAGGTGTCAGTAAACGCTAA
- the cymR gene encoding cysteine metabolism transcriptional regulator CymR produces the protein MKISTKGRYGLTIMIALAKEAESKPLSLKKIAQMYDLSEHYLEQLIAPLRNGGLVKSVRGAYGGYKLGREAQSITAGEIIRLLEGPLVVVEGDACDEVTKRKLWDKIQQAVDQVLDSTTLQDLAEEDDTGYMFYI, from the coding sequence ATGAAAATCTCAACGAAAGGGCGATATGGTCTGACGATCATGATCGCACTCGCGAAAGAAGCTGAATCCAAACCATTATCTTTAAAAAAAATCGCACAGATGTACGACTTATCTGAGCACTATCTCGAACAGTTGATTGCGCCGCTTCGTAACGGTGGTCTCGTCAAAAGTGTGCGCGGTGCCTACGGTGGATATAAGCTAGGCCGTGAAGCACAAAGCATCACAGCTGGTGAAATCATCCGTTTACTTGAAGGACCACTCGTCGTCGTCGAAGGTGACGCGTGTGACGAGGTCACAAAACGGAAGCTCTGGGATAAAATCCAGCAAGCGGTTGATCAAGTTCTTGATTCAACGACATTGCAAGATTTAGCAGAAGAAGACGATACAGGATACATGTTCTATATTTGA